The sequence below is a genomic window from bacterium.
CTGTAGTAACTGCCACTGATCGCAAAGGCGCGAACGAATTTCACGATAATCGGATGGTTGCAATACACAAATTGAAGTTCGACGCCGAAGGATGGCGTATTAATCTCTCCGAGGTTGAAAAGCCGGTTTTCCTGGATAAAACCCCAGTAGTTGCAGATTCAGTTCGATAGTTTAACATAAACAGTTATTGAGCGCACTGTATTTATCGTGTTTGCTGGAAGTCTGTGTTCAATGTAGTTGTAAATGTGTTGTATCGAATCGATGTTGCTTTATATCAATACATGAAGAAATTTGTGAGATACCAGCCAATAATCGACTCCCCGAAATAGAAAACGATTAACCCGGCAATCATCAAAAATGGTCCGAATGGAATGAGCCTTTCCTCTCGGGTTTTTTTGGAAATAATCATACCAACGATGCCACCGATGGTTCCTAAAAGCGCTCCTAGAAAAATTGTAAGCAGAACGCCTTGCCATCCAACAAAGGCGCCTATCATCGCTATGAGTTTAACGTCGCCGAAACCGAGAGCCTCTCTCTTAAAGACCGCTTTTCCTCCAACTCGAACAAGAAACAGGATTCCGGCACCGATAAGCCCTGCTAGAAGCGCCCAAAAAAGTCCGGCCCAAGAACCGGTGCGTAAAGGTGCGAGAATTAACCCTACAATAAATCCACCTA
It includes:
- a CDS encoding prepilin peptidase; amino-acid sequence: MDFFPILALFIFGLPIGSFLNVVIWRLPREESIAFPPSHCPKCNSRIKAYDNIPVLSYIILGGKCRNCGERISIQYPIVELATAILFAIAWPLTGSTLSMEVPTAIILTGMGISIAGIDFHHRIIPNELSIGGFIVGLILAPLRTGSWAGLFWALLAGLIGAGILFLVRVGGKAVFKREALGFGDVKLIAMIGAFVGWQGVLLTIFLGALLGTIGGIVGMIISKKTREERLIPFGPFLMIAGLIVFYFGESIIGWYLTNFFMY